A window from Chitinophagaceae bacterium encodes these proteins:
- a CDS encoding ABC transporter ATP-binding protein: MEKETVSGKVIDTKVLKRLFTFIKPYKKKFYFLVFLTVSLAFIVPVRPIIIQYILDVPLVKGDYEELLIVTIFLIFLLIVSTIMQYYHTYISGWIGQSIIHDMRMKVFYHLQTFRLKFFDKTPIGRIVTRNVSDVETLSDVFSEGIAAIVGDLLQIIVILIIMFVISWKMTLVCLSLFPLMILSTYIFKEKVKKSFNEVRTAVANLNSFVQEHITGMGIVQIFNSEAREFHKFQKINGEHKRANIKSVLYYSIYFPVAEVIQAMGIGLIVWYGARNVIDNELTIGVLISFIMYIQMFFRPVRMIADRFNTLQMGIVSTKRILDLIDNKEDVMDNGTEDIQNIRGIIEFRNVSFAYNNDEYVLKDINIQIKSGETIAIVGATGAGKSSIINLLNRFYEINKGTIFLDGKDIRNYKLESLRRHIGLVLQDVFLFSGSIYYNITLGDKSIKREEVWEACELVGASEFIEKLPGGLDYDVMERGVTLSVGQRQLISFVRALVYNPQIIILDEATSSIDTETEQLIQNAIFKLMKGRTAIVIAHRLSTIQNAHKIIVLDKGCIKEEGTHESLMKQEGYYQHLYKLNIKV; encoded by the coding sequence AGTGAGCGGAAAGGTTATAGATACGAAGGTTTTAAAACGACTTTTTACATTTATCAAACCTTATAAAAAAAAATTCTATTTTTTAGTTTTTTTAACAGTGTCTTTAGCATTTATAGTGCCTGTAAGACCTATTATTATTCAATATATTCTAGACGTTCCTTTGGTAAAAGGGGATTATGAAGAACTCCTCATAGTGACTATTTTTTTGATATTCCTTCTTATAGTTTCCACTATTATGCAATATTATCATACTTATATATCAGGTTGGATAGGACAAAGTATTATCCACGATATGCGTATGAAAGTATTCTATCATTTACAAACATTTCGTTTAAAGTTTTTTGATAAGACCCCTATTGGACGTATTGTTACCCGAAATGTATCCGATGTAGAGACGCTTTCCGATGTTTTTAGTGAAGGAATTGCAGCAATAGTAGGAGATTTATTGCAGATAATAGTTATTTTGATAATAATGTTTGTCATCAGTTGGAAAATGACCCTGGTTTGTCTCTCTCTGTTCCCTCTTATGATTCTCAGTACCTATATATTTAAAGAAAAAGTTAAAAAATCTTTCAATGAAGTCCGAACTGCTGTTGCCAACCTCAACTCTTTTGTGCAAGAACATATTACGGGCATGGGTATAGTGCAGATTTTTAATAGTGAAGCAAGAGAATTTCATAAATTCCAAAAAATAAACGGAGAACATAAACGAGCAAATATTAAATCCGTCCTTTATTATTCCATATATTTCCCCGTAGCAGAGGTAATTCAGGCAATGGGCATAGGTCTTATTGTTTGGTACGGAGCAAGAAATGTTATAGATAATGAACTTACTATTGGAGTTTTGATTTCTTTTATAATGTATATACAAATGTTTTTTCGCCCCGTACGTATGATTGCAGATAGATTCAATACACTACAAATGGGAATTGTAAGCACGAAAAGAATTTTAGACCTCATAGATAATAAGGAAGACGTAATGGATAACGGAACTGAAGATATCCAAAACATACGTGGAATAATAGAGTTTAGAAATGTATCTTTTGCTTATAATAATGATGAATATGTATTGAAAGATATTAATATACAAATAAAGAGCGGTGAAACCATTGCTATTGTGGGCGCTACAGGTGCGGGAAAATCTTCAATTATAAATCTTCTCAACCGCTTTTATGAAATAAATAAAGGAACTATTTTTTTGGATGGAAAAGATATAAGAAACTACAAATTAGAATCACTCCGCAGGCATATAGGCTTGGTTCTGCAAGATGTATTTTTGTTTTCGGGGAGTATTTATTATAATATTACTTTGGGAGACAAGAGTATTAAGAGAGAAGAGGTATGGGAGGCTTGTGAACTCGTGGGAGCAAGTGAATTTATTGAAAAACTCCCTGGTGGGCTGGATTATGATGTTATGGAAAGAGGAGTCACCCTGTCTGTAGGACAGAGACAACTTATCTCTTTCGTCAGAGCCCTTGTTTATAATCCTCAAATTATTATTTTAGACGAAGCAACCTCATCAATAGATACAGAAACAGAGCAATTGATACAAAACGCTATATTCAAATTGATGAAAGGCAGAACTGCCATAGTTATTGCTCATCGGCTTTCTACCATTCAAAATGCTCATAAGATTATTGTATTAGATAAGGGATGTATAAAAGAAGAAGGAACTCACGAATCGCTTATGAAACAAGAAGGGTACTATCAGCACCTCTACAAATTAAATATAAAAGTATAA